A single Perca flavescens isolate YP-PL-M2 chromosome 2, PFLA_1.0, whole genome shotgun sequence DNA region contains:
- the tbc1d9 gene encoding TBC1 domain family member 9, with product MWVSPEDVLLAGALWITERANPYFILQKRKGHGDGGGGLAGLLVGTLDVVLDSSARMAPYRILYQTPDSLVYWIIAHGTSRKEITEHWEWLEHNLLQTLSIFENENDITTFVKGKVQGIIAEYNKNHDVKEDDDTDKFKEASTKFRKLFGMPEEEKLVNYYSCSFWKGKVPRQGWLYLSINHLCFYSYLLGKEAKLVVRWADITQLEKSATLLLPDAIKVSTRMNEHVFSVFLNINETFKLAEQLANIAMRQLLDNKGFEQDRSLPKLKKKSPKKVSALKRDLDARAKSERYRALFRLPKDEKLDGHTDCTLWTPFNKMHILGQMFVSTNYICFTSKEETLCSLIIPLREVTIVEKADSSNVLPSPLSISTKNRMTFLFANLKDRDFLVQRISDFLQQTSSKIHIERELTSSLNSSDDEVSSQHGSLLSSSPQHSLSSEGERTFNLNDSRVPTATQALMTMYRRRSPEEFNPKLAKEFLKEQAWKNHFAEYGQGVCMYRTEKTKELVLKGIPESMRGELWLLFSGTVNEMATHPGYYEDLVEKSMGKYNLATEEIERDLHRSLPEHPAFQNEMGIAALRRVLTAYAFRNPNIGYCQAMNIVTSVLLLYAKEEEAFWLLVALCERMLPDYYNTRVVGALVDQGVFEELAREYIPQLYDCMQDLGVISTISLSWFLTLFLSVMPFESAVVVVDCFFYDGIKVIFQLALSVLHANIHQLLGCKDDGEAMTVLGRYLDSVTNKDSTLPPIPHLHSLLTDNGEPHPEVDIFKLVRSSYEKFGSIRADVIEQMRFKQRLRVIQTIEDTTKRNVVRTIVTETAFSIDELEELYVLFKAEHLTSCYWGGSSNPTERHDPSLPYLEQYRIDVEQFKGLFNLLFPWANGAHSDPLALRLFRLLDQNGDALINFREFISGLGVLCHGDLTDKLKLLYKLHVIPENTHEPEEPDSAFEATQYFFEDITPGTSIGHDSKCRSERDDGFVRVTFKTEKVKKLNTPEYRHYLKLWNQETKSKLENTKDLPKLNQSQFIELCKTLYSMFSEDVAEQELYHATATVTSLLLEMGEVGKLFSSSGRRDHNMEGESGPSMCARDATDPKSSPGAVLDGMFQQRGQGDGFAPAGLENKAIPCEEGKGDEGSEQLPSMQDIRLEDSSPKDTGTSSAMLISDDETKDDTSMSSYSVLSAGSHELDDKLQCEDIADDTVLVRSDDGPGGERSSRPHGGGGPHDRGLPHSTSIDKDWTITFEQFLASVLTEQALVHYFEKPVEVAACITNAKNVQKVGRPLLSTSDYEISLSG from the exons GTTTGCTGGTTGGGACCCTGGACGTCGTCTTGGACTCCAGTGCTCGGATGGCCCCATATAGGATCCTTTACCAGACTCCTGACTCTTTAGTTTACTGGATCATTGCTCATG GAACCTCCCGCAAAGAGATCACAGAGCACTGGGAGTGGCTGGAACATAACCTGCTGCAGACTCTCTCCATCTTTGAGAATGAGAATGACATTACCACCTTTGTCAAAGGAAAAGTCCAG GGCATCATTGCGGAGTACAACAAGAACCACGACGTCAAAGAGGACGATGACACGGACAAGTTCAAGGAGGCCAGCACCAAGTTTCGTAAACTGTTTGGTATGCCGGAGGAGGAAAAGCTGGTCAACTATTACTCCTGCAGCTTCTGGAAGGGCAAGGTGCCACGACAGGGATGGCTCTACCTCAGCATCAACCACCTCTGCTTCTACTCCTACTTACTAGGAAAAGAAG CCAAACTGGTGGTGCGTTGGGCAGATATCACCCAGCTGGAGAAAAGCGCCACCCTTTTGCTGCCCGACGCAATCAAGGTGAGCACCCGCATGAACGAGCACGTCTTCTCTGTCTTCCTCAACATCAACGAGACCTTTAAGCTGGCGGAGCAGCTGGCCAACATCGCCATGCGTCAGCTCCTGGACAACAAAGGCTTCGAGCAGGACCGCTCGCTGCCCAAGCTCAAGAAGAAGTCACCCAAGAAGGTGTCCGCACTAAAGAG AGATTTGGATGCGAGAGCGAAGAGTGAGCGTTACCGGGCGCTCTTCCGTCTGCCCAAAGATGAAAAACTGGACGGACACACAGACTGCACCCTGTGGACCCCCTTTAACAAGATGCACATCCTGGGACAGATGTTTGTTTCCACCAACTACATCTGCTTCACCAGCAAGGAGGAGACCCTGTGCAGCCTCATTATCCCGCTACGAGAG GTGACCATCGTGGAGAAGGCAGACAGCTCCAACGTGCTGCCCAGCCCGCTCTCCATCAGTACCAAGAATCGTATGACCTTCCTGTTTGCTAACCTGAAAGATCGAGACTTCCTGGTCCAGAGGATTTCTGACTTCCTGCAGCAGACCAGCTCCAAGATCCACATAGAGAGGGAGCTTACCAGCAGCCTTAACAGCTCCGATGACGAG GTTTCCTCCCAGCATGGATCCCTGCTCTCCAGCAGCCCACAGCACAGTTTGAGCTCAGAAGGCGAGCGTACGTTCAACCTGAACGACAGCAGAGTGCCAACAGCCACACAAGCCCTCATGACCATGTACCGCCGCCGCTCACCTGAGGAGTTCAATCCCAAACTG GCGAAGGAGTTCCTAAAGGAGCAGGCGTGGAAGAACCACTTTGCCGAGTACGGACAGGGAGTGTGTATGTACCGCACTGAGAAGACGAAGGAGCTGGTCCTCAAGGGCATTCCTGAGAGCATGAGAGGAGAGCTCTGGCTGCTTTTCTCTG GGACGGTCAACGAGATGGCCACCCATCCCGGATACTACGAAGACCTGGTGGAGAAGTCGATGGGCAAATACAACCTGGCAACagaggagatagagagggaCCTGCACCGCTCTCTCCCTGAGCACCCGGCCTTTCAGAATGAGATGGGCATCGCTGCCCTCCGCAGGGTCCTTACAGCCTACGCATTCAGAAACCCCAACATTGGATACTGTCAG GCTATGAATATTGTGACATCTGTGTTGCTGCTCTACGCCAAAGAAGAGGAGGCTTTTTGGCTGCTTGTGGCGCTCTGTGAGAGGATGCTGCCTGACTACTACAACACTAGGGTTGTAG GGGCCCTAGTGGATCAGGGGGTGTTTGAGGAGCTCGCCCGTGAGTACATTCCTCAGCTGTACGACTGCATGCAGGACCTCGGGGTCATCTCCACTATCTCGCTCTCCTGGTTCCTCACCCTCTTCCTGTCGGTCATGCCGTTCGAGAGCGCCGTGGTGGTGGTGGACTGCTTCTTCTACGACGGAATCAAGGTCATCTTTCAGCTGGCGCTCTCCGTGCTGCACGCCAACATCCACCAGCTGCTGGGCTGCAAGGATGACGGCGAGGCCATGACCGTACTGGGCAG ATACTTGGACAGTGTGACCAATAAGGACAGCACCCTCCCCCCCATCCCCCACCTGCACTCCTTACTGACAGACAATGGAGAACCGCATCCAGAGGTCGACATCTTCAAACTGGTCCGCAGCTCCTACGAG AAATTTGGTTCAATCCGTGCAGATGTGATTGAACAGATGCGTTTCAAACAGAGACTGAGAGTCATCCAAACCATTGAAGATACAACTAAACGCAACGTG GTCAGGACTATTGTAACAGAGACTGCCTTCAGTATTGACGAGCTGGAGGAGCTCTATGTGCTCTTCAAG GCGGAGCACCTGACCAGCTGTTACTGGGGCGGCAGCAGCAACCCCACAGAGCGCCACGACCCCAGCCTGCCCTACCTGGAGCAGTACCGCATCGACGTGGAGCAGTTCAAAGGCCTGTTCAACCTGCTGTTCCCCTGGGCCAACGGAGCCCACTCAGACCCCCTGGCTTTGCGCCTCTTCCGTCTCCTTGACCAAAACGGAGATGCCCTCATCAATTTTCGGGAGTTCATCAGTGGCCTGG GTGTCCTGTGTCACGGGGACCTCACTGACAAGCTGAAGCTCCTCTACAAGCTGCATGTCATACCTG AAAACACTCATGAACCGGAAGAGCCCGACTCTGCCTTTGAGGCCACTCAGTATTTCTTTGAAGACATCACTCCAGGAACGTCCATCG GTCACGACTCAAAGTGCAGAAGTGAGAGGGATGATGGCTTTGTCAGAGTTACATTTAAGACTGAAAAAG TAAAGAAACTCAACACTCCTGAATATCGCCATTACCTGAAACTCTGGAACCAGGAGACAAAATCTAAACTAGAAAATACAAAAGACCTCCCCAAGCTGAATCAG AGTCAGTTTATTGAGCTTTGCAAGACCCTCTACAGCATGTTCAGTGAGGATGTTGCAGAACAGGAGCTGTATCACGCCACAGCGACAGTCAccagtctgctgctggaaatgggAGAGGTGGGAAagctcttctcctcctctggcaGAAGGGACCACAACATGGAGGGTGAGTCGGGGCCGAGCATGTGCGCGAGAGACGCCACAGATCCCAAAAGCAGCCCGGGGGCCGTGCTGGATGGCATGTTCCAGCAGCGGGGCCAGGGGGACGGCTTTGCCCCTGCAGGTCTGGAGAATAAGGCCATCCCCTGcgaggaggggaagggggacGAAGGGAGCGAGCAGCTGCCGTCTATGCAAGACATCAGGCTGGAGGACTCGTCTCCCAAAGACACAGGCACTTCATCTGCCATGCTCATCTCGGATGATGAAACCAAAGATGACACTTCAATGTCGTCTTACTCGGTGCTCAGCGCTGGCTCCCACGAGCTGGACGACAAGCTGCAGTGCGAGGACATCGCAGACGACACTGTGCTGGTACGCAGCGACGACGGCCCCGGCGGTGAGAGAAGTAGCCGGCCCCACGGCGGCGGCGGACCCCACGACCGAGGGCTGCCTCACAGCACGAGCATTGATAAAGACTGGACCATCACGTTTGAGCAGTTCCTGGCCTCTGTGCTCACCGAGCAGGCCCTGGTGCATTATTTTGAGAAGCCGGTGGAGGTCGCGGCTTGTATAACTAACGCCAAGAATGTGCAGAAAGTCGGCCGCCCCCTGCTGTCAACAAGTGACTATGAGATCTCGCTTTCTGGCTGA